The Microbulbifer sp. YPW1 genome contains the following window.
ACGGGTACTTCCAGAGCTTTCCTTCGCTCGCGTTAACCGCCCCAATTACTACAAAAATGATATCCAAGAGCAACAATATGAAAAATCCAAAAATTCCGACAATTACAAACACCAAGATAAAGAGAACCACCGAGTAAATAAGCGCACTAATCATCCAATTGAGAATGACTTTACCGTGCTTATCAATTTCTTCGGAATGGTCTTTATTAACCGCCCACATAACGATCGGCAATACAAATCCAGCGCCAGGGATACAGAACCCAGCCAGCTGACTTAGATGCATAAGCATTAAATAGGTATTCTTCTCTAGGCCCCAAGGCTTAAGTTCTTCCATGATTCTCTCCAAATACTACTGATCTATAATTCCCCAGCCCCGAAGGGAGATAACGGCCGATTGTTAAGCGCTCTCCATACCGCGCAACTTCCACAGTGCGCTACCCAGACCAGAAGCGCCGAAGCAGAGAAAACCGCCAATCAATATCTCTACTACCGTAGTAACCTGGATGATAACTGTTTCGGCATAATTGCTGTCGCTTGTGTATGCTCTATCCGAGAAATGAACAAGCCACATTCCATTATTTATTAAGTCCGGAATTGCCCATGAAAGAATGTAGACACCGATGATACAAAAGGCTATCGAGAGTAAATCCTTGCCGTTCTTTGACAGCTCAATTTTTTCCTCAGACGCTTGAGGTAGTAACTTTCTTGCAACCAAGTTTGGAAACTTAAGAAATGTCAGAGCCAGGGAAAAAATCAGAATAATCTCAACTACCGTCAACACGGCATATACTTGAATGCTTTCATCCCCATTGTACGAAAGCATACCCAAATACATATATTGGTTAGAAATTGTTCGCAAGCCTAAAAATACCAAAATCACGCCGCAAACTCTAAGCCCAACTGACAGTAACTCATGAGATTTCATACGATTCCTTTTTCTCGTTTAATGCCTGCAGGAGGAGCGGCTTACCTTGTGCGCGTTTTGCGCAAGAATGAGAGCACAGCGACTAGCGAAAAATGTGCACATGTTAAGCTGCCCCGCGGAGGGCCGAAGGCTCGGAGAAGATTTCCCGGCCTTATTAAGTATTTTCTTTAGCTCGCCGGCCATGGAGAACAACAAGGGCAAAACAAGCCAACGCGGAAAGAGCCCACAGATATGCCCCTATTAATGGTGTGACCTCTACGGCAATACCGTCTGCTCCAAGCATGGCCACCGGATTAATGAAGAATACTATTACACACAGCAAAGCAAAAATACTAAAAATAAGTGCGAGCTTAAATTTTGATACCGCTAGAAATCCGACACTCAAAACAATAGAAATATTTGCAAACCACGGAAAAGCCATAAAAAGAGAGGATCGCAGGCTCTCAGAGTCAATCATTCCGTGCGCATACCAGTTTTCTATAGCGGTTATTGCAATGTAGGACTGAAACCATCCGAACACCAAAAGTGAATATCCAAACTCATTTCTCCCGGACACACTTAATGCTGGCATGAAAAGAGATAGCAAAAGCAAAAAAGCCGGCAATAAAACGTAGGTTCTTTGACTCATGATTGCTTAACGCCCAGCGCTGGCAGCGCGGAGCACCTTTTGTGTTAGTGTTTGAGCGCCAGCGAGTAACACAAAAGGTGCGTAGCGTTGGCTGTCGCTCTGCCGCTGTTTGTTAGCCTGGTTTTACCTCGGGATAAGCCAGTACCGCAAGATCCTCGACCGAATATTGACCAAGCTTCGATGGGTCAATTGACTGACTAACTCTCTTGAATGAAGATAGCTCTAAAATCGATTCTAATTCGCCGTCGAATCCCATTTTCTCAATATTCTTTAAAAAATCTGA
Protein-coding sequences here:
- a CDS encoding DUF4870 domain-containing protein; protein product: MEELKPWGLEKNTYLMLMHLSQLAGFCIPGAGFVLPIVMWAVNKDHSEEIDKHGKVILNWMISALIYSVVLFILVFVIVGIFGFFILLLLDIIFVVIGAVNASEGKLWKYPLSIQFFRIENP